In Toxoplasma gondii ME49 chromosome X, whole genome shotgun sequence, a single genomic region encodes these proteins:
- a CDS encoding eukaryotic glutathione synthase, atp binding domain-containing protein (encoded by transcript TGME49_226800), with protein MASSSPCAAPGAAHERLRDRVEKKKPCLCVCESSLVSRAISRPLLFRGFSPLPSRLCRQPLRARLSSRLLVSPSPEMKTERASRRKVCLSHYAEAPGDREGDGEEPTQGKKEPVASSSFRECERTSRHNRESRSRQRTSPSAAVKCQDTDNRDKTRFSLRYVNAQTEPRGSEEDLEEEWVFTSFVLQRLSEVYAAARNEGWRATDDDNAAIPAYGFSEGRRRATQEDEEEKDEEPEIPEEEGGTAEGEDEEPGGNDEDQCGLVRRFCSFESSKLSCLLDLALGYAYSSSLLMYSPSSSSESPWTGRRPSAFRRSPSASFAKGDVASLSLPVLPHCAPFTLLPSPFPLHLFVKVCHLTKAFNRIVDRLTCVPRLLLFLLAETIKVDSFTRNLCAIAERVYVQPQSQAVLDCMHAEQQSRASRAPTPQRGRASPGCGEAGSHGAEDEATARNGEARGDFALKPGERRRENGAQETEKRGPAPPKRDIGRDIRLHILRSDYMLDRPTVEEDGDREDEEGDREDEEGDREDEEGNKEEGERARKNTEFAWQSNGGRVRGRRGDTRNPPPRAPAGRRLEREETLGSRQKSERRKRELSIKQVEINTIAASFAGLASKVSSLHQVLVLAAASLPPSSSSSSRFPSSSPCRDHLIPFSPHPVSEVRTPASLRPAERGSQRKALPGVAEVRRLVASHLCLDNHPVEQLAAGLAEAHFAYLRRTLGEEKGAGVSRERVAKEAPLWHPRRAALASPFGHPVFLLCVILGEEGNEVDQRLLQAELMSKFGVYMLSVSIADLLRSWKDGDVVILGQQRRQDEGAQTEAAPGTVDGAVGSATRPASRETQGAKERFFDFSSGPEVPAGRLLLLSSSRENAFERGLQTTKAPARKEPRVHPRTTRKRRFRDSTPREVETEESEGAAEGAADEPAAGGRARGACEPVEAEARDGERDRRTGSRSQTEEERRPPVCPFCRACQSRIYAEISVIYYRSMYSPNHYEDAGVWGLREFLEASDAVKVPTVLAQLAGTKTVQQRFSDMHAPLHFVPASLLPPADSELHMKRKDEPQSRDAGGGDWESEEAKNGRLWLLRYLVPDDRTRQEMQQVFQLQVDPCEAWPSSHASCPASLASSATPGASSTPPLSSSASPPFSPFRTCSVSSACALPFSAATSGESVAVLRSSAPSRALAHRRRLSRRALAAALSLRGSRDFLLKPQREGGGNNLHGEEMQQLLRSGSEENLRHFVLMKKMQPPSVTAIFVRAEVDARGGRRELKTKAKQETQETETGEVPGGISKGKDSFESEPRALEGERNNGGGRLVCTFQRGIQELGLFGVMLVTGWPSFGSSDGMDKENNEDSEAHGSSLYPSQTSHTSTAVACFPSLSSSSPSSPSTYPAFLSSSSPSSVSSRGDLSPSSSPETVPASRGSRAVLGEASPASYVEFVNCLAGWMIRTKSKKSEEGGVAAGFGVLDSPLLLPEAFAEQARRGSV; from the coding sequence ATGGCCTCAAGTTCACCATGTGCAGCCCCAGGAGCAGCGCATGAACGATTGAGAGACagggtggagaagaagaaaccttGCTTGTGTGTATGTGAGTCAAGCCTGGTTTCTCGGGCCATCTCAAgacctcttctctttcgaggATTCTCGCCTTTGCCCagtcgtctctgcagacaaCCTCTCCGCGCCCGGCTCTCGTCgcgtctccttgtctccccATCTCCAGAGATGAAGACTGAGAGAGCGTCAAGGCGAAAGGTCTGTCTTTCTCATTACGCAGAAGCGCCtggggacagagaaggagacggcgaagaaccgacgcaaggaaagaaggaaccaGTCGCTTCCTCATCATTCAGAGAATGTGAACGGACAAGCAGACACAACCGAGAGAGTAGGAGCAGGCAGAGGACCTCCCCGTCTGCGGCTGTGAAGTGCCAGGACACAGACAACCGAGATAaaactcgcttctctctcagatACGTCAATGCACAGACAGAGCctcgaggaagcgaggaagatcTCGAAGAAGAATGGGTCTTCACCTCGTTTGTGCTTCAGAGGCTCTCAGAAGTCTACGCGGCAGCGCGCAATGAAGGATGGAGAGCGACGGATGATGATAACGCAGCCATTCCCGCGTACGGCTTCTCGGAAGGCAGGCGTCGAGCGACtcaggaagacgaggaagaaaaggacgaagagcCAGAGATcccggaagaagagggagggaCCGCAGAAGGTGAGGACGAAGAGCCCGGGGGCAACGACGAAGACCAATGTGGACTTGTGCGtcgcttctgttccttcgaAAGCAGCAAGCTGTCATGCCTTCTTGACCTCGCGCTGGGATATGCCTACAGCAGTAGTCTTTTGATGtattctccctcttcttcttccgaaTCACCCTGGACGGGCAGGCGAccttctgcgtttcgtcgctcgccttctgcctctttcgcGAAAGGAGACGTCGCTTCTCTGAGCCTCCCTGTGCTCCCGCACTGCGCGCCCTTCACcctgctgccttctccctttcctctccatctcttcgTCAAAGTCTGTCACTTGACCAAGGCGTTCAACCGGATAGTCGACCGCCTCACCTGCGTACCGaggctgcttctctttctcctcgctgagACGATCAAAGTCGACAGCTTCACCCGCAATTTGTGTGCCATTGCAGAGCGCGTCTACGTCCAACCGCAGAGCCAAGCGGTcctcgactgcatgcatgcggagCAGCAGTCGCGAGCATCGCGAGCTCCAACGCCGCAGCGAGGCCGCGCTTCGCCCGGTTGTGGCGAGGCTGGAAGTCACGGAGCCGAGGACgaagcgacggcgagaaacgGCGAGGCGCGGGGAGACTTCGCTCTCAAGCCTGGGgaaaggcgcagagagaacggagcgcaggagaccgagaagagaggcccAGCACCCCCGAAACGAGATATTGGCAGAGACATTCGCCTTCACATTCTCCGCAGCGACTACATGCTCGACCGACCAACAgtagaagaagacggagaccgagaagacgaggaaggagaccgagaagacgaggaaggagaccgagaagacgaggaaggaaacaaagaagaaggagagagagcaagaaagaATACAGAGTTTGCCTGGCAGAGCAACGGAGGACGCGTCCGtggacggagaggagacactcgtAATCCGCCTCCCCGGGCACCTGCGGGCAGGAGActggagagggaagaaacttTGGGGTCGCGacaaaagagcgaaagacgCAAGAGGGAGTTGTCGATCAAGCAGGTGGAGATAAACACCATCGCGGCCTCTTTCGCTGGTCTCGCCTCCAAAGTTTCGTCGCTGCACCAGGTCCTTGTTCTTGCTGCGGCAtccctccctccttcttcttcttcttcttccaggtttccttcctcgtctccgtgcAGAGACCATCTGatccccttctctccacacCCTGTTTCCGAGGTTAGGACCCCagcgtctcttcgtcctgcAGAACGCGGATCTCAGAGAAAGGCTTTGCCGGGAGTCGCCGAGGTCCGGAGACTCGTTGCTTCGCACCTGTGTCTGGACAACCATCCCGTCGAGCAACTGGCCGCTGGATTGGCTGAAGCTCACTTCGCCTATCTCCGTCGGACTCTgggggaggagaaaggagcgggcgtctccagagagagagtcgcgaAAGAGGCGCCTCTGTGGCATCCACGCAGGGCGGCGCTCGCCTCGCCGTTCGGGCACCCTGTGTTCCTGTTGTGTGTGATTctgggagaggaaggaaacgaagttGACCAGCGGCTGCTGCAGGCGGAGCTCATGAGCAAGTTCGGCGTCTACATGCTTTCCGTCTCCATCGCGGACTTGCTGCGCTCGTGGAAGGACGGAGACGTCGTGATTTTGGGGCaacaacggagacaggacgaaggtgcacagacagaggcagcgccGGGGACGGTGGACGGCGCGGTCGGGTCAGCGACGCGACCGGCATCGAGGGAGACGCAgggagcgaaggagaggttcttcgacttctcaTCGGGGCCGGAGGTGCCTGCGGggcgtctgctgcttctctcctcttcccgaGAGAACGCGTTCGAACGCGGTCTCCAAACGACGAAGGCGCCCGCGCGCAAAGAGCCTCGCGTTCACCCAAGGACGACGAGAAAGCGTCGATTCAGAGACTCCACGCCTCGCGAAGTGGAGaccgaagagagcgaaggtgCGGCCGAGGGAGCAGCTGATGAGCCAGCAGCGGGAGGCCGAGCACGAGGCGCATGCGAGCCtgtggaggcggaggcgagagatgGGGAAAGGGACAGGCGCACGGGATCGAGGTCCcaaacggaggaagagagacggccTCCAGTTTGCCCATTCTGCCGCGCGTGCCAGTCGCGAATCTACGCAGAAATATCCGTCATTTACTATCGGAGTATGTATAGTCCTAACCACTACGAGGACGCCGGCGTGTGGGGACTGAGGGAGTTTCTCGAAGCGTCCGACGCAGTGAAGGTGCCAACGGTCTTGGCGCAGCTTGCAGGAACCAAGACGGTTCAACAACGCTTCAGCGACATGCATGCGCCCCTCCACTTTGTtcctgcttcgcttcttcctcccgcgGATTCGGAACTGCACatgaagaggaaagacgaaccACAGAGTCGCGATGCAGGCGGCGGAGACTGGGAGAgtgaggaggcgaagaacggcCGTCTGTGGCTTCTTCGGTACCTCGTACCAGACGACCGCACTCGGCAAGAGATGCAACAAGTCTTTCAACTTCAGGTCGATCCGTGCGAAGCCTGGCCTTCGAGTCACGCTTCTTGCCCcgcttccctcgcttcgTCTGCAACTCCCGGTGCTTCATCCACGCCgccgctctcttcctcggcatCTCCCCCTTTCTCCCCATTTCGAACTTGTTCTGTTTCCAGCGCCTgcgctctccctttctcggCGGCTACGTCCGGCGAGTCTGTCGCGGTGTTGCGTTCCTCAGCCCCTTCGCGTGCTCTCGCACATCGTCGGCGTTTGTCCAGAAGAGCTCTCGCCGCCGCTCTTAGTCTCCGAGGTAGCCGCGACTTTCTGCTCAAAccgcagcgagaaggaggcgggAACAATCTGCATGGCGAGGagatgcagcagctgctcaggagcggcagcgaagaaaaccTCCGCCACTTCGTTTtgatgaagaagatgcagcCTCCCTCCGTCACCGCTATCTTCGTTCGCGCCGAAGtcgacgcgagaggaggacgTAGAGAGCTtaaaacgaaggcgaaacaagaaacgcaggagacggagacaggagaggtcCCTGGTGGCATTTCGAAAGGGAAGGACAGTTTTGAGAGCGAGCCTCGGGCGCTCGAAGGCGAACGAAACAACGGCGGTGGACGGCTGGTGTGTACCTTTCAAAGGGGCATCCAGGAACTCGGATTATTCGGCGTTATGCTCGTGACAGGCTGGCCATCCTTCGGATCTTCCGATGGAATGGACAAGGAAAACAACGAGGATTCTGAGGCTCACGGGTCGTCCCTCTATCCCTCACAAACCTCTCACACGTCTACCGCTGTagcttgttttccttctctttcctcttcgtctccttcttccccttcgacgtatcctgcttttctctcttcttcctctccttcctccgtttcctctcggggagacttgtctccttcgtcgtcgccagAGACTGTGCCTGCGTCTCGTGGATCGCGCGCCGTCTTGGGTGAAGCGTCTCCGGCGTCCTATGTCGAATTTGTGAACTGCTTGGCCGGGTGGATGATTCGAacgaagagcaagaagagcgaagagggagGCGTAGCCGCAGGCTTTGGGGTCCTCgactcgcctcttcttcttcccgagGCGTTCGCAGAACAGGCGCGACGCGGCAGTGTATAA